A window of the Macrobrachium rosenbergii isolate ZJJX-2024 chromosome 13, ASM4041242v1, whole genome shotgun sequence genome harbors these coding sequences:
- the LOC136844605 gene encoding uncharacterized protein produces MARCTAEDWKYQLPWVLLGLRTAPRADSAPSAAEKTYGESLVVPGELVTEDRHNPSVQRLRDIVGKFTPCKRTYTDRSATFTPPGLASTTHVFVRDDALRPPLTRPYRGPFCVLERNTKVFLLALHGRNDWVSIDRVKPALLEEDTDVTALHPPPAQPSPQPGPRWGRRRGRPRKSQPTSAVRQTHTEAFP; encoded by the coding sequence atggcccgctgcaccgccgaggactggaagtaccagctgccatgggtcctcctcgggttgagaaccgcccccagggccgacagcgccccatccgcagctgaaaaAACCTATGGCGAGTCCCTCGTTGTCCCGGGTGAGctagtgacagaggatcgccacaacccatcagtccagaggcttcgcgacatagtcggcaagtttaCCCCCTGCAaacggacatataccgacagatcggccaccttcacgccgcccgggctggcctccaccacccacgtcttcgtcagggatgacgccctccgcccgccactgaccaggccctacaggggacccttctgcgtgctggagcggaacaccaAGGTGTTCCTGCTCGCACTTCAtgggaggaacgactgggtgtcaattgaccgggtcaagcccgccctcctggaggaggacacagacgtcactgCACTGCACCCTCCACCTGCTCAGCCTTCGCCACAGCCAGGCCCTCGTTGGGGGCGGAGACGCGGCCGCCCCCGAAAAAGCCAGCCCACATCCGCAGTCAGGCAAACCCACACAGAGGCGTTCCCTTga
- the LOC136844604 gene encoding uncharacterized protein translates to MGAIRSIFPASREDLKQESDPAAFLTAANGSPILSYGTRPLSISILGRRYYWDFVIVDVRAPLLGADFLAHFGLAVDVGRKRLLDTNACQSLPLATGPKVTTICSTAPHQCAQLLTEFPEVFRPELRQVHGAPAKHGIYHHIKTKGPPAHARFRRLPLRRLRSSRMHSPKWSGWESARRPPAPPARGRPPSTCLRNAGATFQRLMDNILGDLKFCICYIDDILIFSMSHREHQKHTRAVLQRLQENGLIVCFDKCTFGVQKADFLGHEISPNGVRLLTSKVTAVTRFPVPTSIKAAQEFLGMVNYYRRFIPGIAHTTAPLTETLKGHPKSLLWGPSQQQTFSLTKATLAEQHLSAIAEFSCSIKYLPGRKNPVADALSRVELNAVQLGINYEDLAREQAADPETPAYRTAIMSLK, encoded by the exons ATGGGGGccattagatcaatcttcccggcatccagagaggacctcaagcAAGAATCGGACCCGGctgctttcctgacggccgccaacgggtcccccatcctctcttatggcaccaggcccctgtcgatctccatccttggccggagatattaCTGGGACTTTGTCATCGTGGACGTGAGggccccgctcctgggtgcggatttccttgcccacttcgggctggcagtcgacgtcggtagGAAGCGTCTCCTCGACACCAAtgcctgccagtccctcccgttggcaacgggacccaaggtgACCACCATCTGTTCCACCGCCCCCCACCAGTGTgcacagctgctgacggagttcccagAAGTTTTCAGacccgagctccgccaagtccacggggccccagccaaacatggcatctaccatcacataaagacaaaGGGCCCCCCTGCACACGcgaggttccggaggcttcccctgCGGCGCCTAAGAAGTTCAAGAATGCATTCgccgaaatggagcggatgggaatctgcaagaaggcctccagcccctccagcccgtgggcgtcccccctccacatg cctgaggaatgccggggcgactttccagcggctcatggacaacATCCTTGGGGACCTGAAGTTTTGTATCTGCTacatagatgatatccttatattttccatgtCCCAcagggagcaccagaaacacacccgggcagtcctgcagcgcctgcaggagaacggcctcatcgtatgtttcgacaagtgcaccttcggcgtccagaaagccgatttcctgggccacgagatatccccgaaTGGTGTCCGCCTGCTCACATCCAAAGTcacagctgtcaccaggttccccgtccccacctccatcaaggccgcccaggagttcctcgggatggtgaactactacaggaggttcatccccgggatcgcacacaccacggcccccctgacggaaacaCTCAAAGGCCATccaaagtccttgttgtggggacccagccagcagcagaccttctccctgacaaaggccaccctcgccgag cagcatctctcggccatcgccgagttctcctgctccatcaagtacctccccggcaggaagaaccctgtggcggaTGCCCTCTCCAGGGTTGAGTtgaacgcggtgcagctcgggatcaactacgaagacctcgccagggaacaggccgccgacccagagaccccagcttaccgcaccgccatcatgtcCCTGAAGTGA
- the LOC136844614 gene encoding uncharacterized protein, protein MATLHHSPIQPSPHQLFVMNSCLPHSPTASEEPPPGGYESAEESGCEGDDVLDEEELGFLGGHECYRNFTYPDLSSSPPTPPIIRQRSHTYCGPELPRLPFLAKNTVERCHSNDALWSRTSERRPPSQCSNSEDLYEPRSSISSTSSSTMRRKSLSRCLPEEDEQNMKGCTGIRRALSSLSLRLLQGEKERPVQRILRPPRRRQTVRGLSGLPIESVNQWNSTATMSG, encoded by the coding sequence ATGGCTACTTTACACCACTCGCCCATTCAACCCAGTCCACACCAACTCTTCGTCATGAACTCATGCTTGCCCCATTCACCTACAGCCTCAGAGGAACCACCTCCCGGAGGATACGAATCTGCCGAAGAGAGCGGTTGTGAAGGGGACGACGTGCTCGACGAAGAGGAGTTGGGTTTCCTGGGAGGACACGAATGCTACCGAAATTTCACCTACCCAGACCTTTCTTCCTCGCCTCCGACTCCGCCCATCATCAGACAGCGGTCACACACGTACTGTGGGCCCGAACTCCCGCGTCTCCCTTTCCTGGCGAAGAACACCGTCGAAAGATGTCACAGCAACGATGCCCTCTGGTCTCGCACGAGCGAGCGGAGGCCGCCGTCCCAGTGCTCGAACTCAGAGGACCTTTATGAGCCGAGATCGAGCATTTCGTCAACGTCTTCTTCCACAATGCGACGGAAATCCCTGTCGCGATGCCTCCCAGAGGAGGATGAGCAAAACATGAAGGGCTGTACGGGCATCCGGAGGGCGCTTTCGTCCCTCAGTCTGCGCCTCTTGCAAGGCGAAAAGGAGAGACCAGTACAACGAATCCTGAGACCTCCCAGAAGGAGGCAGACCGTAAGAGGTCTGAGCGGTCTCCCAATCGAATCCGTCAACCAGTGGAATTCCACTGCTACCATGAGTGGGTAG